A DNA window from Nitrospira sp. contains the following coding sequences:
- a CDS encoding DNA internalization-related competence protein ComEC/Rec2 (MaGe:77308657) has translation MLPSLCAAFLTGLVAGSFLPFFPVSILFVLLVFIFVLSVVERAGAIDHVNSVKWCAAFCLGVIYWTWVTPPIIGHPPKDLSAESNTTYTGRIIGLVQHAPSRLTMIVDLSASSDDVPLVRRIKLTWRDPGDAVWAGDRIVFRTRLRVPAGSLNPRGFDYAVYVERQGIEAVGTVTGFDAVRRLSFARESNWWWNSWGRIDRWRGVIREKAIGSLTQPARGLFLGIVIGERGYVQEDLQEWFMTTGTIHLLSISGSHLGLIAVVVFGAARRGFIAVPSAILLRMSRFVTPTRLAIICTWLVVTFYALLAGAELATMRAWMMICVGLVALWIGSERHLLHALAGAALVILLHDPRAIGDISFQLSFLSVLAIVWGVAALSCRNNSDEPALTKREIWGRHVREAVIVGAAVTLATTPLVAWYFNQVPWLGLATNLVAVPFTGMILVPLGLLSACVALVQTTGDLPLASIQEHLLEWMVNALHWCATIPGSDWRVPAPPLGSMLVCYLGLCLVVGALRFRHHRAIGTVLVALALGGWVLSGTPITDGDRWRVTFLDVGQGDSAVLQLPDGKTVLIDGGRRYERFDMGRSVVAPFLLNQGIRKLDHIIATHPQQDHVGGLPWIIRHLEVREFWHTGIERPEPLFKELREAVAVRTVQPHVATRGEDVVREGRCRLMVLNPSGARDRETSVRSLSGTVLNNESVVVQLTCGQHRMLFAGDIETDGLRCLTAMGQDPVTVLKVPHHGARSSLDRHWIGLVRPRYAVFSVGRHNSYGHPAADVVEAYSAVGSEVVRTDRDGAVIVTGRLSTSDIQIQNMREMMLQPVALRECLWECEWRNWHRVRLQTQEF, from the coding sequence GCCGCCTTTCTCACCGGGCTTGTCGCCGGTTCGTTCCTCCCATTCTTTCCCGTCAGCATACTCTTCGTTTTACTTGTATTCATATTCGTCCTCTCGGTCGTTGAACGCGCCGGAGCGATCGATCACGTGAATAGTGTTAAGTGGTGTGCGGCCTTTTGTCTGGGAGTGATCTATTGGACGTGGGTGACGCCGCCGATAATAGGCCATCCTCCAAAGGATCTCTCGGCAGAATCGAATACGACCTATACGGGGAGAATCATTGGCCTTGTACAACATGCTCCATCTCGCCTGACAATGATCGTTGACCTGAGTGCAAGTTCCGATGACGTGCCGCTTGTGCGCAGGATCAAGCTGACGTGGCGAGACCCAGGCGATGCTGTATGGGCAGGCGATAGAATCGTGTTTCGAACAAGGTTGCGTGTTCCTGCGGGATCCCTTAATCCAAGAGGGTTCGATTATGCCGTGTATGTTGAGCGGCAAGGCATCGAGGCCGTGGGAACAGTTACTGGATTTGACGCCGTTCGCCGGCTTTCGTTTGCACGCGAGTCGAACTGGTGGTGGAACAGTTGGGGGCGCATCGATCGCTGGAGAGGCGTTATTCGAGAGAAAGCGATTGGCTCGCTGACTCAGCCGGCTCGCGGTCTGTTTCTCGGGATCGTGATCGGAGAGCGGGGATATGTCCAAGAGGATTTGCAAGAATGGTTTATGACGACGGGAACAATCCACTTGCTTTCAATCTCAGGGTCGCATTTAGGCCTGATTGCAGTCGTCGTGTTTGGAGCGGCTCGCCGGGGATTTATCGCTGTTCCATCTGCAATACTGTTGAGAATGTCGAGATTTGTCACGCCGACTCGTCTGGCAATCATCTGTACATGGCTGGTGGTCACGTTCTATGCGCTCCTTGCCGGCGCTGAACTCGCGACCATGCGGGCCTGGATGATGATTTGCGTGGGGCTAGTTGCTTTGTGGATTGGGTCTGAGCGTCACCTGCTGCATGCCTTGGCTGGAGCGGCGCTCGTAATTCTTTTGCACGATCCGCGTGCGATTGGAGATATTTCGTTCCAACTGTCGTTTCTATCGGTGCTGGCCATCGTCTGGGGCGTGGCGGCATTGTCTTGCCGGAATAATTCTGATGAACCAGCTCTCACAAAGCGGGAGATCTGGGGGCGTCATGTTCGAGAGGCAGTGATTGTGGGCGCAGCGGTAACGCTGGCAACAACCCCGCTTGTGGCTTGGTATTTCAATCAAGTGCCCTGGCTGGGTTTGGCCACCAATTTGGTCGCCGTTCCCTTTACAGGAATGATCCTCGTTCCGCTCGGGCTGTTATCCGCATGTGTGGCGCTTGTGCAGACTACTGGAGACCTTCCGCTTGCATCGATTCAAGAGCATCTACTGGAGTGGATGGTGAATGCGTTGCATTGGTGTGCGACGATTCCAGGAAGCGACTGGCGTGTGCCTGCTCCTCCTTTGGGGAGCATGCTCGTCTGTTATCTAGGCCTGTGTTTGGTAGTTGGCGCTCTACGGTTTCGGCATCATCGGGCTATTGGGACCGTGCTTGTCGCGCTGGCGTTGGGCGGCTGGGTATTGTCTGGTACTCCGATCACGGACGGCGATCGCTGGCGAGTCACGTTTCTCGATGTCGGGCAGGGAGACAGTGCGGTCTTGCAATTGCCAGATGGAAAAACGGTGTTGATCGACGGTGGGAGAAGGTACGAACGGTTTGACATGGGGCGCAGCGTCGTTGCGCCATTTCTGCTGAATCAGGGAATTCGGAAGCTGGACCATATCATTGCCACGCATCCGCAACAGGATCATGTCGGTGGACTTCCCTGGATCATTCGCCATCTCGAAGTCAGAGAGTTTTGGCATACGGGCATTGAGCGACCTGAACCGCTGTTCAAAGAATTGCGTGAGGCCGTGGCAGTGCGAACTGTCCAGCCTCATGTCGCGACGCGAGGAGAGGATGTTGTTCGAGAAGGGCGCTGCCGGCTCATGGTGCTGAATCCGAGCGGGGCGCGAGATCGAGAGACATCCGTTCGGAGTCTAAGCGGAACAGTCCTCAATAACGAGTCCGTCGTTGTGCAATTGACCTGTGGACAGCACAGGATGTTGTTTGCCGGCGATATCGAAACAGACGGGCTTCGTTGTCTGACGGCGATGGGCCAAGATCCGGTGACGGTGCTCAAAGTCCCTCATCACGGCGCGCGCAGTTCGTTGGACCGGCACTGGATCGGATTGGTTCGGCCTCGCTATGCGGTATTCTCGGTCGGCCGGCATAATTCTTATGGACATCCTGCTGCTGACGTGGTCGAAGCCTATTCCGCGGTTGGGAGCGAAGTGGTTAGAACCGATCGGGATGGAGCGGTCATCGTGACAGGGCGTCTCTCGACATCAGATATCCAGATACAAAACATGCGCGAGATGATGTTGCAGCCAGTGGCGCTGCGAGAGTGCCTTTGGGAGTGCGAGTGGCGCAACTGGCATCGAGTACGGCTTCAGACGCAGGAATTCTAA